GCTCCAGGGCGTGGCTCGGCTGGGAATGACGTGGCTCCAGGGCTTCGGCTGGGAATGACGTGGCTCCAGGGCTTCGGCTGGGAATGACGTGGCTCCAGGGCTTCGGCTGGGAATGACGTGGCTCCAGGGCTTGGGCTGGGAATGACGTGGCTCCAGGGCTTGGGCTGGGAATGACGTGGCGCCAGGGCTTCGGCTGGGAATGACGTGGCGCCAGGGCTTCGGCTGGGAATGACGTGGCGCCAGGGGTTGAGCTGTATTCAACAGAATCCTCCATGTTCTCACAGGGATTTCTATGGATCTCCGTTTTTCCTCGTGTTCCCAAAAACTCTGCTGCAAAAGGACGTAGACCTGAGAGCTACGCAATCGACCCTCGGTCAGATCCGTTGTGTTGACTGGGGCCTTTATATGCTGAGCAACAGGAAACGACCCTCGGTCAGATCCATTGTGTTGACTGGGGCCTTTATATACTGAACACCAGGAAACGACCCTCGGTCAGATCCGTTGTGTTGACTGGGGCCTTTATATACTGAACAACAGGAAACGACCCTCGGTCAGATCCGTTGTGTTGACTGGGGCCTTTATATACTGAACAACAGGAAACGACCCTCGGTCAGATCCGTTGTGTTGACTGGGGCCTTTATATACTGAACAACAGGAAATACTGAACAACAGGAAACGACCCTCGGTCAGATCCGTTGTGTTGACTGGGGCCTTTATATACTGAACAACAGGAAACGACCCTCGGTCAGATCCGTTGTGTTGACTTGAAGCCTTTATTGTTCAATACTCTCCACCTCCGGGCGGGCCAGTTCAATGCGCTCCACCTCCGGGCGGGCCAGTTCAATGCGCTCCACCTCCGGGCGGGCCAGTTCAATGCGCTCCACCTCCGGGCGGGCCAGCGCTCCACCTCCGGGCGGGCCAGTTCAATGCGCTCCACCTCCGGGCGGGCCAGTCCTCACTGGAGAAGTGCTGTATAATCAGAATCTCTAATTATGACTGCATTTTAACGACCCGGTGTGTTTGATGTGGGATTGAAACGTCCAGCTTTTCCACTgcaggctgagtcccaaatggcaccctattccctatatagaacactactgttgaccagagccctattccctatatagaacactactgttgaccagagccctattccctatatagaacactactgttgaccagagccctattccctatatagaacactactgttgaccagagccctattactgttgaccagagccctattagagccctatcccctatatagaacactactactgttgaccagagcccatagggaatatttgtgtttgtgtgagagagagacatgtctgTAACGTGGCCAGTCGTCAGTCCACTGCTGCCAGAGTTGTAATCATTCTTTGAGACTGTGTTGTCATTTATTTCTTCAGCCTGGTGAACCAGGACTATCAATCTGAAGTCCATATCACTGCAATTAACAGCAGTAATGTGTGGAACAGTATCCACTATAAACACTGTAGAATCCATTAGTATTAGAGGGTCAGGGAGGAACTGAAGCTCTGTTTGTCTATCAAATACCACAAGGAGTTCAGAGATACTAGTCATCAGgccctgtctgtctactgctacAGACCACTCTGTCAGGGTCCTGTAACCAGACACAGGGTGGAATCCCCAGTCACTGAGTCAACAGgccctgtctgtctactgctacAGACCAGTCTGTCAGGGTCCTGTAACCAGACACAGGGTGGAATCCCCAGTCACTGAGTCAACAGACCACTCTGTCAGGGTCCAGGGTGGAACCCAGTCACTGAGTCAACAGgccctgtctgtctactgctacAGACCACTCTGTCAGGGTCCTGTAACCAGACACAGGGTGGAATCCCCAGTCACTGAGTCAACATgccctgtctgtctactgctacAGACCACTCTGTCAGGTGGGTCCTGTAACCAGTCACTGTGGAGTGGAAGGAGGAGGGACTGAGGACAGGTCCTGTCTGTGGACTATGGATGGTCCCCATAGTCCAGTGGTGTGGACTATGGGGAGGGAATGAGGACAGTCCTGTGGtgtggagaggatgggggagggaatgaGGACGGTCCTGTGGTGTGGACTATGGGGAGGGAATGAGGACGGTCCTGTGGTGTGGACTATGGGGAGGGAATGAGGACGGTCCTGTGGTGTGGACTATGGGGAGGGAATGAGGACGGTCCTGTGGTGTGGACTATGGGGAGGGAATGAGGACGGTCCTGTGGTGTGGACTATGGGGAGGGAATGAGGACGGTCCTGTGGTGTGGACTATGGGGAGGGAATGAGGACGGTCCTGTGGTGTGGACTATGGGGAGGGAATGAGGACGGTCCTGTGGTGTGGACTATGGGGAGGGAATGAGGACGGTCCTGTGGTGTGGACTATGGGGAGGGAATGAGGACAGTCCTGTGGTGTGGACTATGGGGAGGGAATGAGGACAGTCCTGTGGTGTGGGGAGGGAATGAGGACAGTCCTGTGGTGTGGGGAGGGAATGAGGACAGTCCTGTGGTGTGGGGAGGGAATGCGGACAGTCCTGTGGTGTGGGGAGGGAATGCGGACAGTCCTGTGGGGAGGGAATGAGGACAGTCCTGTGGTGTGGGGGGAGGGAATGGACAGTCCTGTGGTGTGGGGAGGGAATGCGGACAGTCCTGTGGtgtgggagggaggaatgaggacAGTCCTGTGGTGTGGGGAGGGAATGCGGACAGTCCTGTGGTGTGGGGAGGGAATGCGGACAGTCCTGTGGTGTGGGGAGGGAATGAGGACAGTCCTGTGGTGTGGGGAGGGAATGAGGACAGTCCTGTGGTGTGGGGAGGGAATGAGGACAGTCCTGTGGTGTGGGGAGGGAATGAGGACAGTCctgtggggagggaaggagggaggtcctgtggggagggaaggagggaggtcctGTGAGGAGGGAGGTCCTGTGGGGAGGGAAGGAGTCCTGGGGTGGTTCTGTGGGGAGGGTGGTCctgtggggagggaaggagggtggtcctgtggggagggaaggagggtggttctgtggggagggaggtcctgtggggagggaaggagggaggtcctgtggggagggaaggatgggggtcctgtggggaaggagggaggtcctGTGGGGAGGTAAGGAGGGTGGTCCTGTGGGGAGAAAGGGTGGTcctgtggggaaggagggaggtcctgtggggagggaaggagagaggtcctgtggggagggaaggagggtggtcctctggggagggaaggagggtggtcctgtggggagggaaggagggtggtcctctggggagggaaggagggtggtcctctggggaaggagggaggtcctGTGGTGTGGGAAGGGAAGCAGGACGGTCctgtggggagggaaggagggaggtcctaagggaaggagggaggtcctgtggggagggaaggagggtggtcctgtggggagggaaggagggtggtcctgtggggaggaaaggagggaggtcctgtggggagggagggggggggagggaaggagggaggtcctgtggggagggaggtcctgtggggagggaaggagggaggtcctgtggggagggggagggaggaactgTGGGGAAGGAAGGAGGTCCTGtggggaaggaagggggaggtcctgtggggaaggaagggagggaggtcctgtggggaaggaaggagggatgtcCTGGGGGAGGGGTCCTGTGGGGTGGTCCTGTGGGGAAGGAAGGAGGTCCTGTGGGGAAGGAAGGAGGTCCtgtggggaaggaaggaaggaggtcctgtggggaaggaaggagggaggtcctgtggggaaggaaggaggagtcctgtggggagggaaggagggagatcctgtggggagggaaggagggagatcctgtggggagggaaggagggagatcctgtgggggagggaaggagggagatcctgtgggggggagggggagggaggtcctgtggggagggaaggagggtggtcctgtggggagggaaggagggtggtcctgtggggagggaaggagggtggtcctgtggggagggaaggagggaggtcctgtggggagggaaggaaggagggaggtcctgtggggagggagggaggagagaggtcctgtggggagggaaggagggaggtcctgtggggagggaaggaggacggTCCTgtggggaaggaaggagggaggtcctgtggggagggaaggagggagatcctgtggggagggaaggagggagatcctgtggggagggaaggagggagtcctgtggggaggggagggaggtcctgtggggagggaaggagggtggtcctgtggggagggaaggagggtggtcctgtggggagggaaggagggaggtcctgtggggagggaaggaaggagggaggtcctgtggggagggaaggaaggagggaggtcctgtggggaggggaaggaggaggtcctgtggggagggaaggagggaggtcctGTGGGGAGGGAGGTCCTGTGGGGAGGGAAGCAGGACGGTCCTgtggggaaggaaggagggaaggagggaggtcctgtggggagggaaggagggcggtCCTGTGGGGAAGGAGGGCGGTcctgtggggaaggagggaggtcctgtggggagggaggagggcggTCCTGTGGGGAGGGCGGACctgtggggagggaaggagggcggtCCTGTGGGGAGGTCCTGTGGGTAGGGGGGAGGGCGGTCCTGTGGGGAGGGAGGTCCTGTGGGGAGGGGAGGTCCTGGGGGAGGGAGGTCCTGTGAGGAGGGAGGTCCTGTGGGGAGGGAGGTCCTGTGGGGAGGGAGGTCCTGTGGGGAGGCGGGGAGGGCGGTCCTGTGTGGAGGgaggtcctgtggggtcctgtgaggagggaggtcctgtggggaggggggggggcggtcctgtggggagggaggtcctgtggggaggggggagggaggtcctgtggggagggaggtcctgggggagggggggggagggcggtcctgtggggagggaaggagggaggtcctgtggggagggaaggagggaggtcctGTGGGGAGGGAGGTCCTGTGAGGAGGAGGTCGGTCCTGTGAGGAGGGAGGTcctggggagggaaggagggcggtCCTGTGGGGAAGGAGGGCAGTCCTGTGAGGAGGGAGGTcctgtggggaaggagggaggtcctGTGGGGAGGGAGGTCCTGTGAGGAGGGAGGTCctgtggggagggaaggagggcggtcctgtggggagggaaggagggcggtCCTGTGAGGAGGGAGGTCCTGTGGGGAGGGTGGTCCTGTGAGGAGGGAGGTCctgtggggagggaaggagggcggtcctgtggggaaggagggaggtcctgtggggaaggagggaggtcctGTAGGGAGGGAGGTCctgtggggagggaaggagggcggtCTGGATGTTAGCCTGGATGCAGTTCAGTCAAACTAAACCAACACAATGTGGTCTGTAGAGCTGTGTTCTGGGGGGGGATCATAGTAACAGATATTATTCATGTTAACCAACACAATGTGGTCTGTAGAGCTgtgttctggggggggggggggggatcatagTAACAGATATTATTCATGTTAACCAACACAATGTGGTCTGTAGAGCTGGTCTGTAGAGCTGTGTTCTGTTGTTTATTGCAACACTGGGggataatatgacatttgaaacagATTTTATTTCATTGTTTATTTAACAATTTTGTTTGTCTATTTCAGCTGTGTTTGACAATGTAAAGATATTTTCCTATGCCAACACAAGTCTGTAGAGCTGGTCTGTAGAGCTGTGTTCTGGGGGGATCATAGTAACAGATATTATTCATGTTAACCAACACAATGTGGTCTGTAGAGCTGGTCTGTAGAGCTGTGTTCTGGGGGGGGATCATAGTAACAGATATTAGGAGAGTTAACCAACACAATGTGGTCTGTAGAGCTGAGGGATAGTGAGAGTATTATTCATGTTAACCAACACAATGTGGTCTGTAGAGCTGTGTAATGGGGGGATCATAGTAACAGATATTATTCATGTTAACCAACACAGTCATGTATGCTTATTCTGTAGAGCTGGTCTGTAGAGCTTGTTCTGTTGTTTattgcaacactgtatatagatataatatgacatttgaaatgtcttgttttgaaagtgtaatgtttactgttatttgtaattgtttttatttaattcttttgtttgttatttcacttgctttggcaatgttaacacaggtttcccatgtcaataaagctccccttgaattgaattgaattgaacaaCCAAGTGGACTCCTGCCGTTGGGTAGGCTAACTTATTGCTAGTTATTTATCACCTCGTCTGATCACATAGTACCTGGCATCAAACCCAGAGAAGATAGAGGTCACTAAAGCCAGGGCCTTTAACTAGTGGCTCTATCCTAGCCGTGGACAGCAGGCCTCAGGGGTAGCATGGCATGTTGTCACTAAAGCCAGGGCCTTTAACTAGTGGCTCTATCCTAGCCGTGGACAGCAGGCCTCGGGGTAGCATGGCATGTTGTCACTAAAGCCAGGGCCTTtaactagtgagagagagagagagccgtgGAGTAAATACAACCCacatttatgcttatttattttatcttgtgtcctttaacatGGCATTTGTCACTAAAGCCAGGGCCTttaactatatataatataatatgacatttgtaatctctttactgttttgaaattctgttatgtgtaatgtttactgttaatttttggctttttcactttatatattcactttgtatgttatCTACTAAACTTGCTTTTTGGCTCAATGTTAACACAGGTTTCCCATGGCATGTCAATAAagccttgaattgaattgaattgaacaaCCAAGTGGACTCAGGCCTTGGGTAGCATGGCATGTTGTCTCTAAAAATTATTGGTTGTTATTTATCACCCGTCTGATCACATAGTACCTGGCATCAAGGCCCAGAGAAGATAGCATGTTGTCACTAAAGCCAGGGCCTTTAACTAGTGGCTCTATCCTAGCCGTGGACAGCAGGCCTCGGGGTAGCATGGCATGTTGTCACTAAAGCCAGGGCCTTTAACTAGTGGCTCTATCCTAGCCGTGGACAACAGGCCTCGGGGTAGCATGGCATGTTGTCACTAAAGCCAGGGCCTTTAACTAGTGGCTCTATCCTAGCCGTGGACAGCAGGCCTCGGGGTAGCATGGCATGTTGTCTCTAAAGCCAGGGCCTTTAACTAGTGGCTCTATCCTAGCCGTGGACAGCAGGCCTCGGGGTAGCATGGCATGTTGTCACTAAAGCCAGGGCCTTTAACTAGTGGCTCTATCCTAGCCGTGGACAACAGGCCTCGGGGTAGCATGGCATGTTGTCTCTAAAGCCAGGGCCTTTAACTAGTGGCTCTATCCTAGCCGTGGACAGCAGGCCTCGGGGTAGCATGGCATGTTGTCTCTAAAGCCAGGGCCTTTAACTAGTGGCTCTATCCTAGCCGTGGACAGCAGGCCTCAGGGGTAGCATGGCATGTTGTCACTATGCTGGTGGAGGTCACAGACATTGATCATAGCAGTTCTTTCAGTTTGAACATTTACTCCTGTATCTTGTTTTCATGACTACCAAACAGTACTTCATGTAAGTGATTTGTCTGTCTCAAAGGGTTATAGCAGTTCAATAGCAGAGAGGTCAACAGTCTTATCTGATGGTCAGAGTGGCCAAGTGAAAATAACATTCGATCTGTACTGTTGACCATCACATGAATCATTACAGCTCTGGTACAAGGATAATATTGAGCTGGTCCATTTTGGCAGAGCTGATGTCATCCTAAACAACTTGCCTAAGTTGTTGTTGCTTTGCTGTGTTCTTCTGTCTTTGGCTATTTAAATAAGATCTTAAAGTTATGGGGCCCATTATCTACTGACCCGGGAGTCAGATAGtcccctttatctactgacccagagtcagatgatctcctttatctactgacccagagtcagatgatctcctttatctactgacccagagtcagatggtctcctttatctactgacccagagacaGATgatctcctttatctactgacccagagtcagatggggccctttatctactgacccagagtcagatggggccctttatctactgacccagagtcagatggggccctttatctactgacccagagtcagatggggccctttatctactgacccagagtcagatggtctcctttatctactgacccagagtcagatgaggccctttatctactgacccagagtcagatgatctcctttatctactgacccagagtcagatggggctcctttatctactgacccagagtcagatgggctcctttatctactgacccagagtcagatggggccctttatctactgacccagagtcagatggggccctttatctactgacccagagtcagatgatctcctttatctactgacccagagtcagatgggctcctttatctactgacccagagtcagatgggctcctttatctactgacccagagtcagatggggccctttatctactgacccagagtcagatgatctcctttatctactgacccagagtcagatggggccctttatctactgacccagagtcagatggggCCCtttatctgactctgggtcagtagataaaggaccccATCTACTAGTTGtattgaacactgtctgtctgagggtttaGACAGTAATATCTACTAGTTGTATTGAACACTGTCTGAGGGTTTAGACAGTAATATCTACTAGTTGtattgaacactgtctgtctgagggtttaGACAGTAATATCTACTAGTTGtattgaacactgtctgtctgagggtttaGACAGTAATATCTACTAGTTGtattgaacactgtctgtctgagggtttaGACAGTAATATCTACTAGTTGtattgaacactgtctgtctgagggtttaGACAGTAATATCTACTAGTTGtattgaacactgtctgtctgagggtttaGACAGTAATATCTACTAGTTGtattgaacactgtctgtctgagggtttaGACAGTAATATCTACTAGTTGtattgaacactgtctgtctgagggtttaGACAGTAATATCTACTAGTTGtattgaacactgtctgtctgagggtttaGACAGTAATATCTACTAGTTGtattgaacactgtctgtctgagggtttaGACAGACAGTGAACAATAGGGTTTCTATATCTACTAGTTGtattgaacactgtctgtctgagggtttaGACAGTAATATCTACTAGTTGtattgaacactgtctgtctgagggtttaGACAGTAATATCTACTAGTTGtattgaacactgtctgtctgagggtttaGACAGTAATATCTACTAGTTGtattgaacactgtctgtctgagggtttaGACAGTAATATCTACTAGTTGtattgaacactgtctgtctgagggtttaGACAGTAATATCTACTAGTTGtattgaacactgtctgtctgagggtttaGACAGTAATATCTACTAGTTGtattgaacactgtctgtctgagggtttaGACAGTAATATCTACTAGTTGtattgaacactgtctgtctgagggtttaGACAGTAATATCTACTAGTTGtattgaacactgtctgtctgagggtttaGACAGTAATATCTACTAGTTGtattgaacactgtctgtctgagggtttaGACAGTAATATCTACTAGTTGtattgaacactgtctgtctgagggtttaGACAGTAATATCTACTAGTTGtattgaacactgtctgtctgagggtttaGACAGTAATATCTACTAGTTGtattgaacactgtctgtctgagggtttaGACAGTAATATCTACTAGTTGtattgaacactgtctgtctgagggtttaGACAGTAATATCTACTAGTTGtattgaacactgtctgtctgagggtttaGACAGTAATATCTACTAGTTGtattgaacactgtctgtctgagggtttaGACAGTAATATCTACTAGTTGtattgaacactgtctgtctgagggtttaGACAGTAATATCTACTAGTTGtattgaacactgtctgtctgagggtttaGACAGTAATATCTACTAGTTGtattgaacactgtctgtctgagggtttaGACAGTAATATCTACTAGTTGtattgaacactgtctgtctgagggtttaGACAGTAATATCTACTAGTTGtattgaacactgtctgtctgagggtttaGACAGTAATATCTACTAGTTGtattgaacactgtctgtctgagggtttaGACAGTAATATCTACTAGTTGTATTGAAAGCTGGAGTTGACGTTTCTGGACTTGATTGCATCCTCTTTTCAATATGAAAACGTGAACactctctcaaactctgtcagtcTACTGACCTCTCGTCCGTGGTGGGAAAGGTCATGTGAAACAACAAACTGCAGAACGGGCTGTTATCCCTCTgtgtacacccacacacaccctctctatgtacacccacacacaccctctctatgTACACCCATGaactcaccccctctcctctctcttcccaggTGTACGTGGAGTTTGATGACCTGGAGTGGGAGAAACGTGAGTGGGTGAAAGTGTACGAGGACTTCCAGGTGTTCCTGCTGGAGCAGCAGCTGGTATGGGCCAAGAGGAGAGAGGCCACCCTGCTGGTGGAGATCCCCCAGGGGACTAAAGACAAGCACATCCAGTGGCCAGCTCTGGTAAGGACTGATCCAGCTGTCTTCCATAGTTCCTTATCTCCCTGGACTCAGAACGTCTGGTGTTACTgtagctctctgctctctctgcattGATTTCAGCGCTCTCTTCTTTACCTAGATCCACTGAGGATTACCATGGTAACAAGGATTATAGATCTGTGGGACATAGGATTACAATGATTCTGTTTCTGGTGCGGGACATAGGATTACAATGATGAGCACCTAGTGAAGTGTAGAGGGGTGTCTTTCTGAGCACCTAGTGAAGTGATAGAGGGGGTGTCTTTCTGAGCACCTAGTGAAGTGATAGAGGGGGTGTCTTTCTGAGCACCTAGTGAAGTGATAGAGGGGGTGTCTTTCTGAGCACCTAGTGAAGTGATAGAGGGGGTGTCTTTCTGAGCACCTAGTGAAGTGATAGAGGGGGTGTCTTTCTGAGCACCTAGTGAAGTGATAGAGGGGGTGTCTTTCTGAGCACCTAGTGAAGTGATAGAGGGGGTGTCTTTCTGAGCATCTAGTGGTGAATGGGTCGTGTCTAGATATACATCCTGGTTGTATGGTGAATGGGTTAGAATGGGTCGTGCCTGTAGATTTAATTGAAGGATTCATAAACATGGTGCAGATCACATGTATAAATATAACCCCAAAACCAAAAACGTTCAAGAACAAGACATAAATATTCCCAAGCTAAGCGGTCAAAGGATTTCTCTGCATCTAATGATGACACAGCAGACGGGGTATCCAGACGGGAATCCTCGGCAACCACACGGAACAGGCGGCGTCCGCTATCGGCTGCCTGACGACCCTTAATAAACCCTGTTTGGTCTGGATGTATGAGCTTGGTAATAACTTTCTCTAAGCCCGGGACTAGAACTTGGGCATACATCTTAATTTCTGTTCCGATTtaaactgattggctgaaaatcGTCACAATTTGTGAGGTCTTTTCCTTTCTTAGGGGATGTCATAGCTGTGTTGATGTCTCTGTGGATTTGTCCTTTTAAGCGATATTAAATGATTCAAGAATAACTGATCCAAGCTCATCCCAAAGTACTTCAGGAGGTTTTCCATCAATACCAGTTGTTAATCTATCTCCATATTTAATAGAGCAGCTCAGATGAAGGGACCGATTCCTCTAATGAAACCGTGTCCTCTTGACAGAGTTTGGGGAAACGGAAGGTTCTCCAGAAACgctagacatttgacttcagatcgTTGTTGAGTGAggtcgggtgctgcagactgttccagTGCCCCCGTCAATTCATTGATTTTTATATGatacaagtctaggtccaagaggtttctaaacagctaatcaaatggctaccccagacttttgagctgatttctgacgcgctgttccttctttttccgtagtgtatttctgtattgttttagtgattcaccgtagtgaaggtgtagactcaggttttccgggtctctatgtttttggttgggcaGGTTTCTacatttctttcttaggtttttgtattcttcatcaaaccattgttaattttcttcggttttgtGTTTGATATTTTTTGGGTTGATAGAGGTCAAATAttctgtttaggttttctactggaaagtttacaccttcactattatagtgaaatgttttgtccaggaagttgtctgaaaggggttgaatttgttgttgcctaattgttttttggtaggtttccacactactttccttccatctatagcatttcttaatattattcagttcctttgtctttgatgcctcatgacagagtattgctctgttctagtagactgtgattttgctgtgatctgatcgGGGTGTCAGTGGGtttgactgtgaacgctctgagagactctgggtctctctctctttctctctctcctattaaTTAGTCTGGAGCCTGTGACTCCCAGCCCGTCTGCCCTGGCAAGGGGAG
Above is a genomic segment from Oncorhynchus gorbuscha isolate QuinsamMale2020 ecotype Even-year unplaced genomic scaffold, OgorEven_v1.0 Un_scaffold_2895, whole genome shotgun sequence containing:
- the LOC124027024 gene encoding probable JmjC domain-containing histone demethylation protein 2C; the encoded protein is MAMAVETRPELVGKRFLCVGGDEPLDLRDIGRWGWRAGVIRAVTHRDNNHSELTVYVEFDDLEWEKREWVKVYEDFQVFLLEQQLVWAKRREATLLVEIPQGTKDKHIQWPALIH